The proteins below are encoded in one region of Candidatus Methylomirabilis lanthanidiphila:
- a CDS encoding cobalamin-binding protein, which translates to MNILLLSMPDSFEHMPTVAIRMPNAALTSLAGNIDPHHEVAVADLILVQARVRQTVERLVREINPDVLGLSVMTFQRKTAKRIVDLVRSLRADVRVVVGGYDPSLAPEAYTDPSQGAVDFIVRGEGEITFRELLRAIENQSGYDRISGLSYRSGDRFSHNPDRPISDLESGEVRLPNRDARVLRGYTTLGRQADVIETSRGCTFDCSFCSIIEMRGRNFHTYPLDRVVADIRDACNHGARAIFIVDDNIMLNVRRFEALCRAIIDAGLHTIDYTVQAMTSVIANHGERLAPLMRRAGFRYVFLGVENILDEDLAFLRARSKNTRREDGRKTGNAAIAAINYLHRNKIYVIGGLIIGNPTDTRASLEANLEFARAYVDWPFIQHPTPYPRTPMTQEFRRQGLIVNDRFEEYDGTTAVVQSSHLSAEEIEFVRWQADRWVKLGHLPVAFAHSPLFVLRNWPWMLAHLFRGSTIKSLLGLEDPHQAFVRYRALRQAEREYL; encoded by the coding sequence TGCCGATCTCATTCTTGTTCAGGCGCGCGTCCGCCAGACCGTTGAGCGCCTGGTGCGCGAGATTAATCCCGACGTCCTGGGGCTATCGGTCATGACCTTCCAGCGCAAGACGGCGAAGAGGATCGTCGACCTTGTACGCTCCCTCAGGGCCGATGTGCGCGTGGTCGTCGGCGGCTACGATCCGAGCCTGGCCCCCGAAGCCTATACCGACCCGTCGCAGGGAGCGGTCGATTTCATTGTACGGGGCGAGGGAGAGATTACCTTTCGAGAACTGCTGCGCGCTATCGAGAATCAAAGCGGGTACGATCGGATCTCGGGTCTGTCATACAGGAGCGGCGACCGCTTCTCTCACAATCCGGACCGGCCGATCAGCGACCTGGAGAGCGGCGAGGTACGACTGCCGAACCGCGACGCGCGGGTACTCCGTGGGTACACCACGCTCGGAAGACAGGCCGATGTTATCGAGACCTCGCGCGGCTGCACGTTCGATTGCAGCTTCTGCTCGATTATCGAGATGCGGGGCCGGAACTTCCATACCTATCCTCTTGACCGGGTTGTTGCGGATATCCGCGACGCCTGTAACCACGGCGCGCGGGCCATCTTCATCGTCGATGACAATATCATGCTCAATGTGCGGCGGTTTGAGGCCCTCTGCCGGGCGATCATCGATGCCGGACTCCACACGATCGACTACACGGTACAGGCGATGACCTCGGTCATCGCCAATCATGGCGAGCGGCTTGCGCCGCTGATGCGCCGGGCGGGTTTTCGCTACGTCTTCCTGGGGGTCGAAAACATCCTCGATGAGGACCTGGCGTTTCTCCGCGCCCGCTCCAAGAATACCCGGCGCGAGGACGGCCGCAAGACCGGCAATGCCGCGATCGCCGCGATCAATTACCTGCACCGGAACAAGATCTACGTCATCGGCGGACTGATCATCGGCAACCCCACCGATACCCGCGCCTCCCTTGAGGCCAACCTCGAGTTTGCCCGAGCGTATGTGGACTGGCCGTTTATCCAGCACCCGACCCCGTATCCGCGCACACCGATGACCCAGGAGTTTCGCCGGCAAGGTCTCATTGTCAACGACCGTTTCGAAGAGTACGACGGCACGACCGCCGTCGTGCAGAGCAGCCATCTCTCTGCCGAGGAGATCGAATTTGTGCGGTGGCAAGCCGACCGGTGGGTGAAGCTTGGCCACCTGCCGGTCGCGTTCGCGCACAGCCCTCTCTTTGTACTCCGCAATTGGCCATGGATGCTTGCTCACCTGTTTCGCGGCAGCACCATCAAGTCGCTGCTGGGTCTCGAAGACCCACACCAGGCCTTCGTGCGCTATCGCGCCCTCCGGCAGGCCGAGCGCGAATATCTATAG